Proteins encoded within one genomic window of Flavobacterium gilvum:
- a CDS encoding SCO family protein, with translation MLSILKKYRTYIVGVLIFSSITIYLFYGALKPAKTLPIYNPADVNPELVDSTVQYVSKYHTIANFSFVNQNGKTITQKDYEGKVYVADFFFTTCGSICPKMTTNLVDVQKAVQHNPKVMLLSHTVFPETDSVPALKAYAKKYGVIDGKWNLVTGDKKEIYTMARKSYLAVKLGKPEQLYDMVHTENFVLVDQKRRVRGFYDGTKKEEIQRLIEDINWLCENEKND, from the coding sequence ATGTTGTCAATTTTAAAAAAATACAGAACCTACATTGTTGGTGTATTGATTTTTTCTTCCATAACGATTTACCTGTTTTACGGGGCATTAAAACCCGCTAAAACATTGCCTATCTATAATCCTGCCGATGTAAACCCAGAATTGGTGGACAGCACCGTACAATATGTAAGCAAGTACCACACGATTGCCAATTTTTCTTTTGTGAACCAAAACGGAAAAACAATTACCCAAAAAGATTATGAAGGCAAAGTATATGTAGCCGATTTTTTCTTTACTACTTGTGGTTCTATTTGCCCAAAAATGACCACCAATCTAGTTGATGTCCAAAAAGCAGTGCAGCACAATCCAAAAGTAATGTTGCTTTCCCACACTGTTTTTCCAGAAACAGACAGTGTTCCTGCCCTAAAAGCCTATGCCAAAAAATATGGTGTCATCGATGGAAAGTGGAATCTGGTGACTGGCGACAAAAAAGAAATCTATACCATGGCCCGAAAATCCTATTTGGCAGTAAAACTTGGAAAACCGGAACAATTGTATGATATGGTTCATACCGAGAATTTTGTATTGGTGGACCAAAAAAGAAGAGTGCGAGGTTTTTATGACGGAACAAAGAAAGAAGAAATCCAACGATTGATCGAAGATATTAACTGGCTTTGTGAGAATGAAAAAAATGACTAA